One stretch of Burkholderia pyrrocinia DNA includes these proteins:
- a CDS encoding SDR family NAD(P)-dependent oxidoreductase, protein MTQAHRGTALITGASSGIGAIYADRLARRGYDLILVARNRDRLAALAERITNDTRRSVEIVDADLNDRAALAAVETKLKQDASITLLVNNAGVGTHAPLLDSDVDAMTRMIDLNVTALTRLTYAAVPGFVARGRGAVINISSIVAISPETLNGVYGGSKAFVLAFSQSLHHELAGKGVQVQAVLPGATATDFWQTGGLPIEHLPKEIVMSASDMVDAALVGFDRGELVTIPSLHAAEEWDAYEAARQTMAPHLSTDTPAPRYAAAR, encoded by the coding sequence ATGACTCAAGCACATCGCGGTACCGCCCTCATTACCGGCGCGTCGTCGGGCATCGGCGCGATCTACGCGGACCGGCTCGCGCGCCGCGGCTACGACCTGATCCTGGTTGCGCGCAACCGCGACCGGCTGGCCGCCCTCGCCGAGCGCATCACGAACGACACGCGGCGCAGCGTCGAGATCGTCGACGCGGACCTCAACGACCGCGCGGCGCTCGCCGCCGTCGAAACGAAGCTGAAGCAGGACGCGAGCATCACGCTGCTCGTGAACAACGCGGGTGTCGGCACGCACGCCCCGCTGCTCGACAGCGACGTAGACGCGATGACGCGGATGATCGACCTGAACGTGACCGCGCTCACGCGCCTCACCTATGCGGCCGTGCCCGGCTTCGTCGCCCGCGGCCGCGGTGCGGTAATCAACATTTCGTCGATCGTCGCGATCTCGCCGGAAACGCTGAACGGCGTGTACGGCGGCAGCAAGGCGTTCGTGCTCGCGTTCAGCCAGTCGCTGCACCATGAGCTCGCCGGCAAGGGTGTCCAGGTGCAGGCCGTGCTGCCCGGCGCGACGGCCACCGATTTCTGGCAGACGGGCGGCCTGCCGATCGAGCACCTGCCGAAGGAAATCGTGATGTCGGCGTCCGACATGGTCGACGCGGCGCTGGTCGGCTTCGATCGCGGCGAACTCGTGACGATTCCGTCGCTGCACGCGGCCGAAGAATGGGATGCGTACGAGGCCGCGCGCCAGACGATGGCACCGCACCTGTCGACCGATACGCCGGCGCCGCGCTATGCGGCGGCGCGCTGA
- a CDS encoding sensor domain-containing diguanylate cyclase, whose protein sequence is MPVSPPVSPRISADRSPDLPALPELETVCRVARAHFGTAGAFVARAQAGAQCLLASDGTLPATLPPDTFPPGVERDSPAGRRLVVPDVGNGPFHTPQVVAACELAAPDGTTLGALCLASYTGLALDATRRAFLHDLASLAERAFARAIAEAALRERLGIVEEHSTLTTLALTESGTGVWDRNVETGEIHYSPTWKAMLGYAPHELSCRIEDAYERLHPDDADDVKAAMLAHFERRTDSYEVEHRIRCKDGTYKWIRSRGKVISRDGNGRALRMVGTTTDITALRELAARLRDSAALVTDLTDQVPGLVFQLRQAADGRRTFTYASAGISDIYELTPEQIARNAEAVETRIHPADLIAYRQSLHESSARLTPWRLEYRVLLPGQGLRWREGDARPQRMADGGTVWHGVITDATERKRIEAELQRMATTDHLTQLSNRHAFMRQSEAALRGVRATGRAAAVLMLDLDHFKALNDRWGHPFGDRALRHFARLLLAETGTDGIVGRIGGEEFAIVLPGSDLDTAIAFARRLQQRAMLARLMHEDQQVELTVSIGIDAMRESDVGAYQSLSRADKALYLAKDRGRNRIEVYRA, encoded by the coding sequence ATGCCCGTCTCCCCGCCTGTTTCCCCGCGCATCTCGGCCGACCGTTCGCCGGATCTTCCGGCACTCCCCGAACTCGAAACCGTATGCCGCGTGGCACGCGCGCATTTCGGCACGGCCGGCGCGTTCGTCGCGCGCGCCCAAGCCGGCGCGCAATGCTTGCTGGCGTCCGATGGGACGCTCCCCGCAACGCTTCCGCCGGATACCTTCCCGCCAGGCGTCGAGCGAGATTCGCCTGCCGGCAGACGGCTCGTCGTGCCCGACGTGGGCAACGGCCCGTTTCACACGCCGCAGGTCGTCGCAGCCTGCGAACTGGCCGCGCCCGACGGCACCACGCTCGGCGCGCTGTGCCTCGCCAGCTACACCGGCCTGGCACTCGACGCCACCCGGCGCGCATTCCTGCACGACCTCGCGTCGCTCGCGGAACGCGCGTTCGCTCGCGCCATCGCGGAAGCCGCGTTGCGCGAACGGCTCGGCATCGTCGAGGAGCACAGCACGCTGACGACGCTCGCGCTGACCGAAAGCGGCACCGGCGTGTGGGATCGCAACGTGGAAACCGGCGAGATCCATTACTCGCCGACCTGGAAGGCGATGCTCGGCTACGCGCCGCACGAGCTGAGCTGCCGGATCGAGGATGCGTACGAGCGGCTGCATCCGGACGATGCCGACGACGTGAAGGCGGCCATGCTCGCGCACTTCGAGCGCCGGACCGACAGCTACGAGGTCGAGCACCGCATCCGCTGCAAGGACGGCACGTACAAGTGGATCCGCAGCCGCGGCAAGGTGATCAGCCGCGACGGCAACGGCCGCGCGCTGCGCATGGTCGGCACGACCACCGACATCACGGCGCTGCGCGAACTCGCCGCGCGGCTGCGCGACTCGGCCGCGCTCGTCACGGATCTCACCGACCAGGTTCCCGGGCTCGTGTTCCAGCTACGGCAGGCGGCCGACGGGCGCCGCACCTTTACCTATGCGAGTGCGGGTATCAGCGACATCTACGAACTGACACCGGAGCAGATCGCCCGCAACGCGGAGGCGGTCGAGACGCGGATCCATCCGGCCGACCTGATCGCGTATCGGCAATCGCTGCATGAGTCTTCCGCGCGACTGACGCCGTGGCGCCTCGAATATCGCGTGCTGCTGCCCGGCCAGGGCCTGCGTTGGCGCGAAGGCGATGCGCGCCCGCAACGCATGGCCGACGGCGGCACCGTGTGGCACGGCGTCATCACCGATGCGACCGAGCGCAAGCGCATCGAGGCCGAACTGCAGCGGATGGCGACGACCGATCACCTGACGCAACTGTCGAACCGCCACGCGTTCATGCGGCAAAGCGAAGCCGCGCTGCGCGGCGTGCGCGCGACCGGCCGGGCCGCCGCGGTGCTGATGCTCGATCTCGACCACTTCAAGGCGCTGAACGACCGCTGGGGCCATCCGTTCGGCGACCGCGCGCTCCGCCATTTCGCGCGGCTGCTGCTCGCGGAAACCGGGACGGACGGCATCGTCGGCCGGATCGGCGGCGAGGAATTCGCGATCGTGCTGCCGGGATCGGACCTCGATACGGCGATCGCGTTTGCGCGGCGCCTGCAGCAACGCGCGATGCTGGCGCGGCTCATGCATGAGGATCAGCAGGTCGAGTTGACCGTCAGCATCGGCATCGACGCGATGCGCGAGTCGGATGTCGGCGCGTACCAGTCGCTGTCGCGCGCCGACAAGGCGCTCTATCTCGCGAAGGATCGCGGCCGCAACCGGATCGAGGTGTATCGGGCGTAA
- a CDS encoding MFS transporter, protein MPQSLPAEATLASASASVSSSTSESGDALLFRKIAWRIVPFLFLCYVVSFLDRINIGFAQLQMKHDLGFSDAMYGLGAAVFYVGYVFCEVPSNLLLARFGARRTFTRIMLLWGIASTGMMFVSQPSHFYVLRFLLGVFEAGFFPGIVLYLTYWFPANRRAAAISVFFAGVAVAGVLGGLMSGWIMRDMSGVLGLHGWQWMFAIEGAPAILLAFAAFSFLVDRPQDAAWLTADEKARVAALCADGRGHGGAHDGRSLVAALANPRVYLFAFIYFSLTCASLTLNFWMPLMIRDFGVTDVVAVSLFTVVPNAVGAVGLILIARRSDRTGERRKHFACCTIGGGLALAALTLHLHSFAAMLACLSIAATLIFAALPIFWAVPTRYLSGNAAAAGIALISSIGITSGIVSPWVIGIIRTRTGSMDLAVYLLAALLVASGVALMLGVKGEAALVRAEAQH, encoded by the coding sequence ATGCCCCAATCGCTTCCCGCCGAAGCGACGCTCGCGTCCGCGAGCGCTTCGGTATCCTCATCGACGTCCGAATCCGGCGACGCGCTGCTGTTCCGCAAGATCGCGTGGCGGATCGTCCCGTTCCTGTTCCTCTGCTACGTCGTGTCGTTCCTCGACCGCATCAACATCGGCTTCGCGCAGTTGCAGATGAAGCACGATCTCGGCTTCAGCGATGCGATGTACGGCCTCGGCGCCGCAGTGTTCTACGTCGGCTACGTGTTCTGCGAAGTGCCGAGCAACCTGCTGCTCGCGCGTTTCGGCGCGCGCCGCACGTTCACGCGGATCATGCTGCTGTGGGGCATCGCGTCGACGGGGATGATGTTCGTGTCGCAGCCGTCGCATTTCTACGTGCTGCGCTTCCTGCTCGGCGTGTTCGAAGCCGGTTTCTTCCCCGGCATCGTGCTGTACCTGACTTATTGGTTCCCCGCGAACCGGCGCGCGGCGGCGATCTCGGTGTTCTTCGCGGGCGTCGCGGTGGCCGGCGTGCTCGGCGGCCTGATGTCGGGCTGGATCATGCGCGACATGAGCGGCGTGCTCGGGCTGCACGGCTGGCAATGGATGTTCGCGATCGAGGGTGCACCGGCGATCCTGCTCGCGTTCGCCGCGTTCTCGTTCCTCGTCGACCGGCCGCAGGACGCCGCCTGGCTCACGGCCGATGAAAAGGCGCGCGTCGCCGCGCTGTGCGCGGACGGCCGCGGGCACGGCGGCGCGCACGACGGGCGCAGCCTCGTGGCTGCGCTCGCGAACCCGCGCGTGTACCTGTTCGCGTTCATCTATTTCTCGCTGACCTGCGCGTCGCTGACGCTCAACTTCTGGATGCCGCTGATGATTCGCGACTTCGGCGTGACCGACGTCGTTGCCGTGAGCCTCTTCACGGTCGTGCCGAATGCGGTCGGTGCGGTCGGGCTGATCCTGATCGCGCGCCGCTCGGACCGCACCGGCGAGCGCCGCAAGCACTTCGCGTGCTGCACCATCGGCGGCGGGCTCGCGCTCGCGGCGCTGACGCTGCATCTGCACAGCTTCGCGGCGATGCTCGCGTGCCTGTCGATCGCGGCGACGCTGATCTTCGCCGCGCTGCCGATCTTCTGGGCCGTGCCGACCCGCTACCTGTCGGGCAACGCGGCCGCGGCCGGGATCGCGCTGATCAGCAGCATCGGGATCACGAGCGGCATCGTCAGCCCGTGGGTGATCGGGATCATTCGCACGCGCACGGGCAGCATGGATCTCGCCGTGTACCTGCTGGCCGCGCTGCTGGTCGCCAGCGGTGTCGCGCTGATGCTCGGCGTGAAGGGCGAAGCCGCGCTCGTACGAGCGGAAGCACAACATTGA
- a CDS encoding MBL fold metallo-hydrolase: MAKAFASQADLEEKKVTWTKLSENAYAYTAEGDPNSGVIIGDDSVLIVDTTATPAMAQDLIAKIRSVTDKPIKHVVLSHYHAVRVLGASAYFDEGAQHVIASRGTYEMIVERGEADMKSEIERFPRLFAGVETVPGLTWPTLVFEREITLFLGKLEVKIMHVGSGHTKGDTIVWLPSQKVLFSGDLVEYDAACYCGDAQLEQWPATLEALRALGAEKLVPGRGPALLNPADVNKGLDYTKDFVTTLLAQGRKAVERNLDLKASMALTREAMDPKFGHVFIYEHCLPFDVSRAFDEASGIKHPRIWTAQRDKEMWAALQD; this comes from the coding sequence ATGGCCAAAGCATTCGCCTCCCAAGCCGATCTGGAAGAGAAGAAAGTCACCTGGACGAAGCTGTCCGAGAACGCGTACGCGTACACCGCCGAGGGCGACCCGAACTCGGGCGTGATCATCGGCGACGACAGCGTGCTGATCGTCGACACGACCGCGACGCCCGCGATGGCGCAGGACCTGATCGCGAAGATCCGCAGCGTGACCGACAAGCCGATCAAGCACGTGGTGCTGTCGCATTACCACGCGGTGCGCGTGCTCGGTGCGTCCGCGTATTTCGACGAAGGCGCGCAGCACGTGATCGCGAGCCGCGGCACGTACGAGATGATCGTCGAGCGCGGCGAGGCCGACATGAAGTCGGAGATCGAGCGTTTCCCGCGCCTGTTCGCCGGCGTCGAGACGGTGCCCGGCCTGACCTGGCCGACGCTCGTGTTCGAGCGCGAGATCACGCTGTTCCTCGGCAAGCTCGAAGTGAAGATCATGCATGTCGGCTCGGGCCACACGAAGGGCGACACGATCGTCTGGCTGCCGTCGCAGAAGGTGCTGTTCTCGGGCGACCTCGTCGAATACGACGCCGCGTGCTACTGCGGCGACGCGCAGCTCGAACAGTGGCCGGCCACGCTCGAGGCGCTGCGCGCGCTCGGCGCCGAGAAGCTCGTGCCGGGCCGCGGCCCCGCGCTGCTGAATCCGGCCGACGTGAACAAGGGCCTCGACTACACGAAGGATTTCGTCACGACGCTGCTCGCGCAGGGCCGCAAGGCCGTGGAACGCAATCTCGACCTGAAGGCGTCGATGGCGCTCACGCGCGAAGCGATGGATCCGAAGTTCGGCCACGTGTTCATCTACGAGCACTGTTTGCCGTTCGACGTGTCGCGCGCGTTCGACGAGGCGAGCGGCATCAAGCATCCGCGCATCTGGACTGCGCAGCGCGACAAGGAAATGTGGGCCGCGCTGCAAGACTGA
- a CDS encoding IclR family transcriptional regulator → MQNHEVSADDAPPKAQRGIQSVEVGGRLLDALARRRKPLGLSELAAAADLSTAQAHTYLVSLTRLALVKRDAITGNYEPGPLSLRLGLMSIERQPAYRAALPHAARLAEAVGLSVALSVPGVLGPTIVRIEHGGYPLHVNLHVGSVMSLDTTATGRVFRAFGDPAQLDAMAASQAGAGDTLAGAEGTQPAQDAGAQLAALDTIRARGIERSVDRPSPGVSAMCVPVFDAHGRLQLALTVIGSSGSIDVGWDGPIATALRDAARQATASLGAAVSEPPPAPSAGAPRVPPALADDAKAQRGINALDSTGELLLALVSAGRALPLRDLAAAAGMPAAKAFPHLVSLQKIGLLSRDDAGCFDGGPLGQALGLIAMQRVSPTRDAEAEIVALAAATDMSVAAATLGPLGPTVIRLEESARPQHVSLQVGTVMSLVNTAIGRIFAAGMSDDVLADLLADEPVRLAGSGPAQADDAFRARLAAIRADALDFAFDAPVPGIATVAAPVFDHTGSIRLVIAIIGSSRGFPRGPDSDLAQTLLAATRRLSWRFGWIGR, encoded by the coding sequence GTGCAGAACCACGAAGTCAGCGCGGACGATGCGCCGCCCAAGGCGCAGCGCGGGATCCAGAGTGTCGAGGTCGGCGGCCGGCTGCTCGACGCGCTCGCGCGCCGGCGCAAGCCGCTCGGCCTGTCGGAGCTGGCCGCGGCAGCCGACCTGTCGACCGCGCAGGCGCACACCTATCTCGTCAGCCTGACGCGGCTCGCGCTCGTGAAGCGCGACGCGATCACCGGAAATTACGAGCCGGGCCCGTTGTCGCTGCGGCTGGGGCTGATGTCGATCGAGCGCCAGCCGGCCTACCGCGCGGCGCTGCCCCACGCGGCGCGGCTCGCGGAAGCGGTGGGCTTGAGCGTCGCGCTGTCGGTGCCGGGCGTGCTCGGCCCGACGATCGTGCGCATCGAGCACGGCGGCTATCCGCTGCACGTGAACCTGCACGTCGGTTCGGTGATGTCGCTCGACACGACGGCGACGGGCCGCGTGTTCCGCGCGTTCGGCGATCCCGCGCAACTCGACGCGATGGCGGCCAGCCAGGCCGGCGCGGGCGACACGCTCGCGGGTGCCGAAGGCACGCAACCCGCGCAGGATGCCGGAGCGCAACTGGCCGCGCTCGACACGATCCGCGCGCGCGGTATCGAACGCAGCGTCGACCGGCCGAGCCCCGGCGTCAGCGCGATGTGCGTGCCGGTATTCGACGCGCACGGGCGCCTGCAGCTCGCGTTGACGGTGATCGGTTCGAGCGGGTCGATCGATGTCGGCTGGGATGGCCCGATCGCGACCGCGTTGCGCGATGCGGCGCGGCAGGCTACCGCGTCGCTCGGCGCGGCAGTTTCGGAACCGCCGCCCGCCCCCTCGGCGGGCGCACCGCGCGTGCCGCCCGCGCTGGCCGACGACGCGAAAGCGCAGCGCGGAATCAACGCGCTCGACAGTACCGGCGAGCTACTGCTCGCGCTGGTATCGGCGGGCCGTGCGCTGCCGCTGCGCGATCTCGCGGCGGCCGCCGGCATGCCGGCGGCAAAGGCGTTTCCGCATCTCGTCAGCCTGCAGAAGATCGGCCTGCTGAGCCGCGACGACGCCGGCTGCTTCGACGGCGGCCCGCTCGGGCAAGCGCTAGGCCTGATCGCGATGCAGCGCGTGTCGCCGACGCGCGATGCGGAAGCCGAGATCGTCGCGCTGGCCGCCGCGACCGACATGAGCGTGGCCGCCGCGACGCTCGGGCCGCTCGGCCCGACCGTGATCCGCCTCGAGGAATCGGCGCGGCCGCAACACGTGAGCCTGCAGGTCGGCACCGTGATGTCGCTCGTCAATACGGCGATCGGGCGGATCTTCGCGGCCGGCATGTCCGACGACGTGCTGGCCGACCTGCTCGCCGACGAGCCCGTACGCCTCGCCGGCAGCGGCCCCGCGCAGGCCGACGACGCATTCCGCGCGCGGCTCGCGGCGATCCGCGCGGACGCGCTCGATTTCGCGTTCGACGCGCCGGTGCCGGGCATCGCGACGGTCGCCGCACCCGTGTTCGACCACACCGGCAGCATCCGGCTCGTGATCGCGATCATCGGCTCGTCGCGCGGCTTCCCGCGCGGGCCGGACAGCGACCTCGCGCAGACGCTGCTCGCCGCGACGCGGCGGCTGTCGTGGCGGTTCGGGTGGATCGGCCGGTAA
- a CDS encoding 2,4'-dihydroxyacetophenone dioxygenase family protein, whose translation MTQPPAPLSTDLPPISCLPGDALPWLPMSADLPGLAIKYLHINAAEDTLTALLKMPAGGTLPRHRHDGEVFVHTLQGAWRYLEYDWIAQAGSTVLEPAGSVHTPQTLGAPGEDVITLNVMRGDLVLLDDDGRETARENCRVALLRQRKHARTAPDDAVAFVTR comes from the coding sequence ATGACGCAGCCGCCCGCCCCGCTCTCCACCGACCTGCCGCCGATCTCGTGCCTGCCCGGCGACGCGCTGCCGTGGCTGCCGATGAGCGCCGACCTGCCGGGGCTGGCGATCAAGTATCTGCACATCAATGCGGCCGAGGACACGCTGACCGCGCTGCTGAAGATGCCGGCCGGCGGCACGCTGCCGCGCCATCGCCACGACGGCGAGGTGTTCGTCCATACGCTGCAGGGTGCGTGGCGCTACCTCGAGTACGACTGGATCGCGCAAGCCGGCTCGACGGTGCTCGAACCGGCCGGCTCGGTGCATACGCCGCAAACGCTCGGCGCGCCGGGCGAGGATGTGATCACGCTCAACGTGATGCGCGGCGATCTCGTGCTGCTCGACGACGACGGCCGCGAGACCGCGCGCGAGAATTGCCGCGTCGCGCTGCTGCGCCAGCGCAAGCACGCGCGGACGGCGCCGGACGACGCGGTGGCGTTCGTCACACGGTAA
- a CDS encoding epoxide hydrolase family protein yields the protein MYAAPFSIAIPDHALDDLRRRLRDMRAPMLTPAGLWQQGVDGAWLRELTAYWAERFDWRAVERALNRLPQFVADAGGQRVHFIHRRGVGPRPYPLVVTHGWPGSVFEFDALIDRLCDPAAFGGDPDDAFDVVVPSLPGFLFSPAPAAPGMSAFQVADRWAALMSGLGYRRFGAQGGDLGAGVSIALGAQHADVVDGIHLNYLPGSYEPPTDAASPLTEDEQAFVTQRGEWAALEGGYAHMHMTKPQTLAVALNDSPAGLAAWIAEKFRSWSDCDGDVARRFSNDTLLTGISLYWFTGCIGSSMQMYWENRLQPMRFAAGQRVAVPVAFARFPKEISHPPRSWLERVFDVVQWTDMPSGGHFAAMEEPDLLANDIRRFFRRFR from the coding sequence ATGTACGCCGCCCCGTTCAGCATTGCGATTCCCGATCACGCGCTTGATGACCTGCGCCGGCGCCTGCGCGACATGCGCGCACCGATGCTGACACCCGCCGGGCTGTGGCAGCAGGGTGTCGACGGCGCGTGGCTGCGCGAACTGACCGCGTACTGGGCCGAACGCTTCGACTGGCGTGCGGTGGAGCGTGCGCTGAACCGGCTGCCGCAGTTCGTCGCAGACGCAGGCGGGCAGCGCGTGCATTTCATCCATCGACGCGGCGTCGGGCCGAGGCCTTATCCGCTCGTCGTCACGCACGGCTGGCCGGGCTCCGTATTCGAATTCGACGCGCTGATCGACCGCCTCTGCGACCCGGCGGCGTTCGGCGGCGATCCGGACGATGCGTTCGACGTCGTCGTACCGTCACTGCCGGGCTTCCTGTTCTCGCCGGCGCCCGCGGCACCCGGCATGTCGGCATTTCAGGTCGCCGACCGCTGGGCGGCGTTGATGTCCGGTCTCGGATATCGCCGCTTCGGCGCGCAAGGCGGTGATCTCGGCGCAGGCGTGTCGATTGCGCTCGGCGCGCAACATGCCGACGTGGTGGACGGCATCCATCTGAACTACCTGCCCGGCAGCTACGAGCCTCCGACCGACGCGGCTTCGCCGCTGACCGAGGACGAACAGGCCTTCGTGACGCAGCGCGGCGAATGGGCCGCGCTGGAAGGCGGATACGCGCATATGCATATGACGAAGCCGCAGACGCTGGCCGTCGCGCTCAACGATTCGCCGGCCGGGCTGGCCGCGTGGATCGCCGAGAAATTCCGCTCGTGGAGCGATTGCGACGGCGACGTCGCACGGCGGTTTTCGAACGACACGCTGCTGACCGGAATCTCGCTCTACTGGTTCACCGGCTGCATCGGCTCGTCAATGCAGATGTATTGGGAAAACCGGTTGCAGCCAATGCGCTTCGCGGCCGGGCAACGCGTGGCGGTGCCCGTCGCGTTTGCGCGTTTTCCGAAGGAAATCAGCCACCCGCCGCGCAGCTGGCTCGAACGGGTGTTCGACGTCGTGCAGTGGACCGACATGCCGAGCGGCGGCCATTTTGCTGCGATGGAAGAGCCGGATCTGCTGGCCAACGATATTCGGCGATTTTTCCGGCGTTTTCGGTAA
- a CDS encoding LysE family translocator, whose translation MSFRLYLSFLAASVVLIYAPGPVNLLTMNQALRAGWRRALPCVWGGTLAVLLQLALTALCLNSLVHIDEHALTVLRWAGAAYLVWLGAKQWLGRSPVNAPAASAEAGAAIVPQDADTGRALFWRGVATSGLNPKTLLFFPSFFPQFISPNADWSLNLQYLLLSATFALLFAGGVASMALFSHRLSRALQRPARMRAMNRVTGGLLVGMGAIMVGWN comes from the coding sequence ATGTCGTTCAGGCTTTATCTGTCGTTCCTCGCTGCTTCCGTCGTTCTCATCTACGCGCCCGGCCCCGTCAACCTGCTCACGATGAACCAGGCGCTGCGCGCCGGCTGGCGCCGCGCGCTGCCGTGCGTGTGGGGCGGCACGCTCGCCGTGCTGCTGCAACTCGCGCTGACCGCGCTGTGCCTGAATTCGCTGGTTCATATCGACGAGCACGCGCTCACCGTGCTGCGCTGGGCCGGCGCCGCGTATCTCGTGTGGCTCGGTGCCAAGCAATGGCTCGGCCGCTCGCCGGTCAACGCGCCCGCCGCATCGGCGGAAGCCGGAGCCGCGATCGTCCCGCAGGACGCCGACACCGGACGCGCGCTGTTCTGGCGCGGCGTCGCGACGTCGGGCCTGAATCCGAAGACGCTGCTGTTCTTTCCGTCGTTCTTTCCGCAGTTCATCAGCCCGAATGCCGACTGGAGCCTGAACCTTCAATACCTGCTGCTCTCCGCGACGTTCGCGCTGCTGTTCGCGGGCGGCGTCGCGTCGATGGCGCTGTTCTCGCACCGGCTGAGCCGCGCGTTGCAACGGCCGGCGCGGATGCGCGCGATGAACCGCGTGACGGGCGGGCTGCTCGTCGGGATGGGCGCGATCATGGTCGGCTGGAACTGA
- a CDS encoding Lrp/AsnC family transcriptional regulator: MATRERTPKTLDNQDRKILGALQKNARLSNAELAEQIGMSTTACWNRTRQLEVDGYIDGYVALVNQRMLGYADIVILEVTLDRHEDDALARFGSELAALPEVLEAYLVSGEYDYWIKVAVDGTAGYERFLREKLYKISSIRHSRSMFALRCMKDVPSIQV; this comes from the coding sequence ATGGCTACCCGCGAACGCACGCCTAAAACGCTCGACAATCAGGACCGCAAGATCCTTGGTGCATTGCAGAAAAATGCACGGCTGTCGAACGCCGAACTGGCCGAACAGATCGGCATGTCGACGACCGCGTGCTGGAACCGCACGCGGCAACTCGAAGTCGACGGCTACATCGACGGTTACGTCGCGCTGGTCAACCAGCGCATGCTCGGCTATGCGGACATCGTGATCCTCGAAGTCACGCTCGATCGCCACGAAGACGACGCGCTCGCGCGTTTCGGCTCGGAACTGGCGGCGCTGCCGGAAGTGCTCGAGGCGTATCTGGTGTCGGGTGAATACGACTACTGGATCAAGGTCGCCGTGGACGGCACGGCCGGCTACGAGCGGTTCCTGCGCGAAAAGCTGTACAAGATCTCGAGCATCCGTCACAGCCGCTCGATGTTCGCGTTGCGCTGCATGAAGGATGTGCCTTCGATCCAGGTGTGA
- a CDS encoding GlxA family transcriptional regulator: MHRIGFLISDGFQIMALAAQSVFEYANMGAGEPFYVMDNYSVDGGDVRSSLGLSVATRALRGRLDVDTWIVAGVNDPLASPAPAGVVAFLRRTNARARRIAGICTGAFVLAEAGLLAQRRATTHWAFGRDMQRHYPEIRVEEDRIYIVDGPIWTSAGMTAGLDLALAMVEKDLGADAARSVAHKLVMHQRRAGGQSQHSEMLDLAPKSDRIQNALNYARQNLGRALTVEDLADAVHLSPRQFSRVFTLETGQSPAKAIERLRLEAARLMIEQSRHPLDVIAKENGFRDRRHMREAFVRGFGVPPQAMRRDARADERETG; encoded by the coding sequence ATGCACCGAATCGGCTTTCTGATCAGCGACGGTTTCCAGATCATGGCGCTTGCCGCGCAGTCGGTGTTCGAGTACGCGAACATGGGCGCGGGCGAGCCGTTCTACGTGATGGACAACTATTCGGTCGACGGCGGCGATGTGCGCTCGTCGCTCGGGCTGTCGGTCGCCACGCGCGCGCTGCGCGGGCGGCTCGACGTCGATACGTGGATCGTCGCGGGCGTCAACGATCCGCTCGCTTCGCCGGCGCCGGCCGGCGTGGTCGCGTTCCTGCGCCGCACGAACGCGCGCGCACGGCGGATCGCCGGCATTTGCACGGGCGCGTTCGTGCTGGCCGAGGCCGGGCTGCTTGCGCAGCGCCGCGCGACGACGCACTGGGCGTTCGGCCGCGACATGCAGCGGCATTACCCGGAGATTCGCGTCGAGGAAGACCGGATCTACATCGTCGACGGTCCGATCTGGACGTCGGCCGGGATGACGGCCGGCCTCGACCTCGCGCTCGCGATGGTGGAAAAGGATCTCGGCGCCGATGCCGCGCGCTCGGTCGCGCACAAGCTCGTGATGCACCAGCGCCGGGCCGGCGGCCAGTCGCAGCATTCCGAAATGCTCGATCTCGCGCCGAAATCAGACCGGATCCAGAACGCGCTGAACTACGCGCGGCAGAACCTCGGCCGCGCGCTGACCGTCGAGGATCTGGCCGATGCCGTCCACCTGAGCCCGCGGCAGTTCAGCCGCGTGTTTACGCTCGAAACGGGGCAGTCGCCCGCGAAGGCGATCGAGCGGCTGCGGCTCGAAGCCGCAAGGCTGATGATCGAACAGAGCCGGCATCCGCTCGATGTGATCGCGAAGGAGAATGGGTTTCGCGACCGCCGGCACATGCGCGAGGCGTTCGTGCGCGGGTTCGGTGTGCCGCCGCAGGCGATGCGGCGCGACGCGCGGGCGGACGAGCGGGAAACAGGCTGA